A single window of Synechococcus sp. CBW1004 DNA harbors:
- a CDS encoding RidA family protein, with translation MSDLSASVPTAVETAQAPAPVGPYNQAVRVGDLLFCSGQIALDPASGELVGGGDVEAETRQVLANLKAVLAAGGSSPERVVRTTVFLTDLADFARVNALYAEVFSGGVAPARACVQVAALPKGARVEIDAIATSA, from the coding sequence ATGAGCGACCTTTCGGCCTCCGTCCCCACCGCGGTCGAGACGGCTCAGGCACCGGCACCGGTGGGTCCCTACAACCAGGCTGTTCGGGTGGGGGATCTGCTCTTCTGCTCCGGACAGATCGCCCTCGATCCAGCCAGCGGTGAGCTCGTCGGCGGCGGTGATGTCGAAGCCGAGACCCGTCAGGTGCTCGCCAACCTGAAGGCCGTGCTGGCCGCCGGCGGCAGCAGCCCGGAACGGGTGGTCCGCACGACTGTGTTTCTCACCGATCTCGCCGACTTCGCCCGGGTGAATGCCCTCTATGCCGAGGTGTTCAGCGGCGGGGTGGCACCGGCGCGGGCCTGCGTGCAGGTGGCGGCGCTGCCCAAGGGCGCGCGGGTGGAGATCGACGCGATCGCCACCTCCGCCTGA
- a CDS encoding OsmC family protein, with protein sequence MTTMHCRYEGGLRCVSVHESSDAVLHTDAPLDNQGRGESFSPTDLVATALATCILTIMGIVAERHGIALEPCTATVHKTMTTTGVRRIALLEVWITLPSGLGEEQRRLLQRAAEGCPVKRSLEGCIAMELHWH encoded by the coding sequence ATGACCACCATGCACTGCCGCTACGAGGGCGGCCTGCGCTGCGTGTCGGTGCATGAAAGCTCCGATGCCGTGCTGCACACCGATGCCCCCCTCGACAATCAGGGCCGCGGAGAGTCGTTCTCCCCCACCGATCTGGTGGCCACCGCCCTGGCGACCTGCATTCTCACGATCATGGGGATCGTCGCCGAGCGACACGGCATCGCTCTAGAGCCCTGCACCGCCACGGTGCACAAGACGATGACCACCACCGGCGTGCGCCGCATCGCCCTGCTGGAGGTCTGGATCACCCTGCCCTCAGGCCTGGGTGAGGAACAGCGGCGCCTGCTGCAGCGGGCCGCCGAGGGGTGCCCCGTCAAGCGCAGCCTCGAGGGATGCATCGCCATGGAGCTGCACTGGCACTGA
- a CDS encoding 4a-hydroxytetrahydrobiopterin dehydratase, whose protein sequence is MAAQPLTDAAIAALPTELPAWSLVEGKLHRELRFADFSAAFGFMARVALAAEQLGHHPEWRNVWNQVVIDLTTHDTGGLSDLDVALARRIDALVG, encoded by the coding sequence ATGGCCGCCCAGCCCCTGACCGATGCCGCGATCGCGGCCCTGCCCACCGAGCTGCCGGCCTGGAGCCTGGTGGAGGGCAAGCTGCACCGCGAACTGCGCTTCGCCGATTTCAGCGCTGCTTTCGGCTTCATGGCCCGCGTCGCCCTCGCGGCCGAACAGCTGGGGCACCATCCGGAGTGGCGCAACGTCTGGAACCAGGTGGTGATCGATCTGACCACCCACGACACCGGTGGCCTGTCCGATCTGGATGTGGCGCTCGCCAGGCGGATCGATGCCCTCGTGGGCTGA
- a CDS encoding NAD(P)/FAD-dependent oxidoreductase translates to MTEAATAVSWASSAPDLIVVGSGLGGLCAAAIAARQGLEVLVLEAHSAPGGAAHGFRRRGFHLESGPSLWSGLGRWPSPNPLAQVLRAVGESVPVVQYREWGLLLPEGSLRVGVGADPFRELVRQLRGPAVAEEWERFLALLEPSCRAARSLPLLALRPGLGMAATLGSQGLSLLGQAGSLARLGGGFGALARRHLRDPFLLHWVELLCFLISGLGMDQTSTAAMASLFGEWFEPDACLDYPVGGSPAVVAALVRGLENHGGALRLQAPVAQVLIKGGRATGVRLQSGEELAARQGVIVNAGPWALPDLLPAAAVPERWRRRQAATPACSSFLHWHLALRGSSEESALASLPLHHVWVGDWQRGIGAERNMAVLSMPSLLDRSLAPAGHQVLHGYTPANEPWALWQDLERGTPAYERLKAERCGLFHAIFDPLLPDWRERLVFELQGTPLTHRHYLRAHQGSYGPAWPADRGPFPGGTTPIDNLVLCGSGVFPGIGVPPVAASGAMAAHRFVPAARQRSLLEELGLVG, encoded by the coding sequence ATGACGGAGGCGGCGACGGCGGTCTCCTGGGCGAGCTCCGCTCCCGATCTGATCGTGGTCGGCAGCGGCCTCGGCGGCCTCTGCGCTGCCGCCATCGCCGCCCGCCAGGGCCTGGAGGTGCTGGTGCTGGAGGCCCATAGCGCCCCCGGTGGCGCCGCCCATGGCTTCCGCCGCCGCGGCTTCCACCTGGAATCGGGCCCGTCGCTGTGGAGCGGCCTGGGGCGCTGGCCCAGCCCCAATCCCCTCGCCCAGGTGCTGCGGGCGGTGGGGGAGAGCGTGCCGGTGGTGCAGTACCGGGAGTGGGGTCTGCTGCTGCCGGAGGGATCGCTGCGGGTGGGGGTCGGCGCCGATCCCTTCCGCGAGCTGGTGCGCCAGCTGCGAGGCCCGGCCGTGGCTGAGGAGTGGGAGCGCTTCCTGGCGCTGCTGGAGCCCAGCTGCCGCGCCGCCCGCTCCCTGCCGCTGCTCGCCCTGCGGCCGGGTCTGGGCATGGCCGCCACGCTTGGCTCCCAGGGGCTGTCGCTGCTGGGACAGGCCGGATCCCTGGCACGCCTGGGTGGCGGCTTCGGGGCGCTGGCCCGCCGCCACCTGCGTGATCCCTTTCTGCTGCACTGGGTGGAGCTGCTCTGCTTCCTGATCTCCGGACTGGGGATGGATCAGACCAGCACCGCCGCGATGGCCAGCCTGTTCGGGGAGTGGTTCGAGCCCGACGCCTGCCTCGATTACCCGGTCGGGGGCAGCCCGGCAGTGGTGGCGGCGCTGGTGCGTGGGCTGGAGAACCATGGCGGCGCCCTGCGCCTGCAGGCACCGGTGGCGCAGGTGCTCATCAAGGGCGGGCGCGCCACCGGTGTGCGGCTCCAGTCCGGCGAGGAGCTGGCCGCCCGTCAGGGTGTGATCGTCAACGCCGGGCCCTGGGCCCTGCCCGACCTGCTGCCCGCCGCCGCGGTGCCGGAGCGCTGGCGCCGCCGCCAGGCCGCCACCCCTGCCTGCTCAAGCTTTCTCCACTGGCACCTGGCGCTGCGCGGCTCCAGCGAGGAGTCGGCCCTGGCCTCCCTGCCCCTGCATCACGTCTGGGTGGGCGACTGGCAGCGCGGCATCGGCGCCGAGCGCAACATGGCGGTGCTGTCGATGCCCTCGCTGCTCGATCGCTCGCTGGCTCCGGCGGGGCACCAGGTGCTGCACGGCTACACCCCCGCCAATGAGCCCTGGGCCCTGTGGCAGGACCTCGAGCGCGGCACACCGGCCTATGAGCGCCTCAAGGCGGAGCGCTGCGGTCTGTTCCACGCGATCTTCGATCCCCTTCTGCCCGACTGGCGCGAGCGGCTGGTGTTCGAGCTGCAGGGCACACCGCTCACCCATCGCCACTACCTGCGCGCCCATCAGGGCAGCTATGGACCGGCCTGGCCGGCCGATCGCGGCCCCTTCCCCGGCGGCACCACCCCGATCGACAACCTCGTGCTGTGCGGCAGCGGTGTCTTCCCGGGCATCGGCGTGCCACCGGTGGCGGCCAGCGGCGCCATGGCAGCCCATCGCTTCGTGCCGGCCGCCCGTCAGCGCAGTCTGCTGGAGGAGCTCGGACTGGTGGGCTGA
- the sepF gene encoding cell division protein SepF, protein MDTPFGSWQPEVTVITPTRFEDAMQVVVAVQQQKTVVLHLGAMAAEEAQRTIDFVSGGVYAMDGQSERLGDTVFLFAPSIVGIHRDLPPEEDDDQD, encoded by the coding sequence ATGGACACCCCCTTCGGCTCCTGGCAACCCGAGGTGACGGTGATCACCCCCACCCGCTTCGAGGACGCCATGCAGGTCGTGGTGGCGGTGCAGCAGCAGAAGACGGTGGTGCTGCACCTGGGCGCCATGGCCGCCGAAGAGGCCCAGCGCACGATCGACTTCGTCTCCGGCGGCGTCTATGCGATGGATGGCCAGTCCGAGCGGCTGGGCGACACGGTGTTCCTCTTCGCCCCCTCGATCGTGGGGATCCACCGTGACCTCCCGCCGGAGGAGGACGACGACCAGGACTGA
- a CDS encoding mechanosensitive ion channel family protein codes for MATSSSWWQLPLVSQSLAAVVGAGAIVLVVKLIQATLIRRLTDPDSRYYARKLVTLGGWLAVALLITVVFRDRLGGLPVAIGVASAGIAFALQEVIGSIAGWIAISFGNFYSPGDRVQLGGIRGDVIDIGILRTTLMELGEWVASDLYTGRVVRIANSFVFKEPVFNYSGDFPFLWDEVRIPVQHGCDHRLARQLLEEVLQEVCSEDLIRDSRQAWQRLVRRYLLENASLEPAVSLVITDNWMEFTLRYLVDYKRRRSTRDRLSMRVLDAFADSGGAVALGSATLQLVEPDPLEVRLQRD; via the coding sequence ATGGCCACCAGCAGCAGCTGGTGGCAGTTGCCGCTGGTGAGCCAATCGCTGGCGGCAGTGGTCGGTGCCGGGGCGATCGTGCTGGTGGTCAAGTTGATCCAGGCAACGCTGATCCGGCGCCTGACTGACCCCGACAGCCGTTACTACGCCCGCAAACTGGTGACCCTCGGGGGATGGCTCGCCGTTGCTCTGCTGATCACGGTGGTGTTTCGGGACCGGCTCGGCGGACTGCCTGTGGCCATCGGGGTGGCGAGTGCCGGCATCGCCTTCGCGCTGCAGGAGGTGATCGGAAGCATCGCCGGCTGGATCGCCATCTCCTTCGGCAATTTCTACTCCCCCGGCGACCGCGTGCAGCTGGGAGGGATCCGCGGAGACGTGATCGACATCGGCATCCTGCGCACCACCCTGATGGAACTGGGGGAATGGGTGGCTTCGGATCTCTACACCGGGAGGGTGGTGCGCATCGCCAACAGTTTTGTGTTCAAGGAGCCGGTGTTCAACTATTCAGGTGACTTCCCGTTCCTCTGGGACGAGGTGCGGATTCCAGTGCAGCACGGCTGCGATCATCGGCTGGCGCGGCAGCTGCTCGAGGAGGTGCTGCAGGAGGTGTGCTCGGAGGATTTGATCCGCGACTCGCGCCAGGCCTGGCAACGGCTGGTGCGCCGCTACCTGCTCGAGAACGCCAGCCTTGAGCCCGCGGTGAGCCTGGTGATCACCGACAACTGGATGGAGTTCACGCTCCGCTATCTGGTCGATTACAAGCGGCGGCGCAGCACGCGCGATCGTCTCTCGATGCGGGTGCTGGATGCCTTTGCCGACAGCGGCGGAGCCGTGGCGCTGGGTTCGGCCACGTTGCAGCTGGTGGAGCCTGATCCGCTGGAGGTGCGGCTGCAGCGCGACTGA
- a CDS encoding DUF2721 domain-containing protein: MPLVAPFPPSATLLATAPVEGLARAIQLSLAPVFLLAGVSGLLGVFTNRLARIIERARVLQDQRRDAPIATGRQVCRELQIQKRRMELVMAAIQCCTVTVLLVAIVVSMVFLSAVARLDLALIVVPLFVAAMLFLMVAVLLFLGEMQVAADQLRRRF, from the coding sequence ATGCCCCTGGTCGCCCCGTTCCCGCCAAGCGCGACGCTCCTGGCCACGGCACCGGTGGAAGGGCTCGCCAGGGCGATCCAGCTGTCCCTGGCCCCGGTCTTCCTGCTGGCCGGAGTGAGCGGGCTGCTCGGGGTGTTCACCAATCGCCTGGCACGCATCATCGAGCGGGCCCGCGTGCTGCAGGATCAACGGCGCGATGCGCCCATCGCCACGGGCCGGCAGGTCTGCCGGGAGCTCCAGATCCAGAAGCGGCGCATGGAACTGGTGATGGCCGCGATCCAGTGCTGCACCGTCACCGTGCTGCTGGTGGCGATCGTGGTGTCGATGGTGTTTCTCAGCGCCGTGGCCCGCCTCGATCTGGCCCTGATCGTCGTGCCGCTGTTCGTGGCGGCGATGCTGTTCCTGATGGTGGCCGTGCTGCTGTTCCTGGGGGAGATGCAGGTGGCGGCCGACCAGCTGCGACGTCGCTTCTGA
- a CDS encoding secondary thiamine-phosphate synthase enzyme YjbQ, with product MLRQNLCRLSLNTRGEGFTDITAALNAEIRSSGLDTGIAVISCLHSSASLTVNENADPRVLADLTAYLRALVPQEGIRPVSGHGELRTYIHDDEGADDMPAHIRTALTCTSLSQSFQGGRLLLGTWQAIYLWEHRAAPMQRHISLHLIGE from the coding sequence ATGCTCCGGCAGAACCTGTGCCGACTTTCGCTGAACACCCGCGGCGAGGGTTTCACCGACATCACAGCGGCGCTCAACGCCGAGATCCGCTCCAGCGGGCTGGACACGGGGATCGCCGTGATCAGCTGCCTGCACAGCAGTGCCTCGCTGACCGTGAACGAGAACGCCGACCCGCGGGTGCTGGCCGACCTGACCGCCTACCTGCGGGCACTGGTGCCCCAGGAGGGGATCCGGCCCGTGAGCGGCCACGGGGAGCTGCGCACGTACATCCACGACGACGAAGGAGCCGACGACATGCCGGCCCACATCCGCACGGCCCTGACCTGCACCAGCCTCAGCCAGTCGTTTCAGGGGGGCAGGCTGCTGCTGGGCACCTGGCAGGCGATCTATCTCTGGGAGCACCGCGCCGCGCCGATGCAGCGCCATATCAGCCTGCATCTGATCGGCGAGTGA
- a CDS encoding thiol-disulfide oxidoreductase DCC family protein: protein MNASATAELTLLYDGACPLCLREVTFLRRRDERLRPGAPQLAFVDIDDPAYDPASHAGIDYRAAMGRIHAVAADGSVLRDVDVFRRAYQLVGLGWLYAPTRWPLLGPLVDHLYGLWAGARLRLTRRPDLDALCALREQRCATGSCGWR from the coding sequence ATGAACGCCAGCGCGACTGCGGAGCTGACGCTCCTTTATGACGGCGCCTGCCCGCTCTGTCTTCGCGAGGTGACGTTTCTGCGTCGCCGGGACGAACGCCTGCGTCCCGGTGCGCCGCAGCTCGCCTTCGTCGACATCGACGATCCCGCCTACGACCCGGCCTCCCATGCCGGCATCGACTACCGCGCAGCGATGGGCCGCATCCATGCGGTCGCCGCCGACGGCTCGGTGCTTCGGGACGTGGACGTCTTCCGCCGCGCCTATCAGCTGGTGGGCCTGGGCTGGCTCTATGCCCCCACCCGCTGGCCGTTGCTGGGCCCGCTGGTGGATCACCTCTATGGCCTCTGGGCCGGCGCTCGGCTGCGTCTGACCCGCCGCCCCGACCTCGATGCGCTCTGCGCCCTGCGAGAGCAGCGCTGCGCCACCGGCAGCTGCGGCTGGCGATGA